A stretch of the Geovibrio thiophilus genome encodes the following:
- a CDS encoding type III pantothenate kinase produces MILAVDIGNTNIVLGIFEGEKIRCSFRLHTDTQRTTDEYASTIMLLLKSKEIEIKDIRGVIISSVVPQLIYSFTKFSMKYMNLEPMVIAPGVKTGMPIRYENPKEVGADRIVNSVAARDKFGAPVIVVDFGTATTFDVVNAKGEYIGGVICPGVKLSAGILHSKTAKLPEIEIEKVEKVVGKNTIHSLQSGIYYGYLSMLDGLLERIMTEEFGRCDIKVVATGGLGSIFSRDSKYIEHYDPDLTLTGLRLIYEKNL; encoded by the coding sequence ATGATTTTAGCGGTTGATATAGGCAATACAAATATAGTTTTAGGAATATTTGAAGGGGAGAAGATACGTTGTAGCTTCCGCCTTCATACAGATACACAGCGCACCACAGACGAATACGCCTCCACCATAATGCTCCTTCTCAAAAGCAAAGAGATCGAGATTAAGGACATCAGAGGCGTTATCATCTCAAGCGTTGTTCCTCAGCTTATCTATTCTTTCACTAAGTTCTCCATGAAATACATGAATCTTGAGCCTATGGTGATAGCTCCCGGAGTGAAAACAGGCATGCCGATCCGCTACGAAAACCCCAAAGAGGTCGGAGCGGACAGAATAGTGAACTCTGTCGCCGCAAGGGATAAGTTCGGCGCTCCGGTTATCGTTGTGGATTTCGGCACCGCCACAACCTTTGACGTTGTAAACGCCAAGGGTGAGTACATAGGCGGGGTTATATGCCCGGGGGTCAAGCTCTCTGCGGGAATCCTCCATTCAAAAACAGCGAAACTTCCTGAAATAGAAATAGAAAAAGTGGAAAAGGTAGTCGGAAAAAATACTATACATTCACTCCAGTCAGGGATATATTACGGCTATCTGTCCATGCTGGACGGGCTTCTGGAAAGGATCATGACGGAAGAGTTCGGACGCTGCGACATAAAAGTCGTGGCGACAGGCGGTCTCGGAAGTATTTTTTCCAGAGACTCAAAGTATATCGAACACTACGACCCCGACCTGACTCTCACGGGACTGAGGCTGATATATGAAAAAAACCTTTAG
- a CDS encoding helix-turn-helix domain-containing protein produces MSKLGELLKNERINKNINFDTITEKTRISEEILLRLEAGDFNRLPSYIHARNFVKTYANFLKLAPEEVEVLFDEECTRESFDREIHYVSSPVTHEPIDRKSPVGFVTALIIVIVLVIAAAYFFMSMKNNDAMNKKETKINITETEPVQNDAGPQDVIPQAEPMDNSSAVSPDVVESPDAPSETKPADSTPASVQSAAAQPQPLPASVPSPAPGMRAVVLTFSDVCWVNIEVDNGTVYDFIAEKGIERTVEFKDYFILNLGNAAVAEVHDKNNRYRGFGEYRKPVKNLKFSYDAAGKLIYQKQN; encoded by the coding sequence ATGAGTAAACTCGGTGAGCTTCTTAAAAACGAAAGAATAAACAAGAATATAAATTTTGACACTATTACCGAAAAAACCAGAATAAGCGAAGAGATACTTCTCAGGCTTGAGGCAGGGGATTTCAACAGGCTTCCCAGCTATATTCATGCCAGAAATTTTGTAAAAACCTACGCAAACTTTCTCAAACTTGCGCCGGAAGAAGTGGAAGTTCTCTTTGACGAGGAATGCACAAGGGAATCGTTCGACAGGGAGATTCATTATGTCTCCTCACCTGTAACCCACGAACCCATAGACAGGAAAAGCCCTGTGGGATTTGTGACCGCTCTCATCATAGTTATCGTGCTTGTGATTGCCGCCGCTTATTTCTTTATGTCCATGAAAAACAATGACGCTATGAATAAAAAGGAAACGAAAATAAATATAACCGAAACCGAGCCGGTTCAGAACGATGCCGGACCGCAGGATGTTATCCCTCAGGCTGAGCCTATGGATAACTCCTCCGCTGTTTCTCCGGATGTTGTGGAAAGCCCTGATGCTCCGTCGGAAACCAAGCCCGCCGACAGTACCCCCGCATCTGTTCAGTCGGCTGCGGCTCAGCCTCAGCCGCTCCCCGCGAGTGTTCCTTCTCCGGCGCCCGGAATGAGAGCTGTTGTTCTGACTTTCAGCGATGTCTGCTGGGTGAATATAGAGGTGGACAACGGAACGGTTTATGACTTCATAGCGGAAAAAGGTATCGAAAGAACTGTGGAGTTTAAGGATTACTTTATACTCAACCTCGGCAATGCCGCCGTGGCTGAGGTGCATGATAAAAACAACCGCTACAGAGGCTTCGGCGAGTACAGAAAGCCGGTCAAAAATCTGAAATTTTCATATGACGCCGCTGGAAAGCTTATTTATCAGAAGCAGAATTAA
- a CDS encoding NifU family protein gives MKERVEAVLEQVRPALQADGGDIELLGVTEDGIVKVQLTGACGSCPFSTMTLKHAVEGRLKDQIPEVKEVQSF, from the coding sequence TTGAAAGAAAGAGTTGAAGCAGTCCTTGAGCAGGTAAGACCCGCTCTTCAGGCGGACGGAGGCGATATAGAGCTTCTCGGTGTTACTGAAGACGGAATAGTTAAAGTACAGCTTACCGGCGCGTGCGGAAGCTGCCCCTTCAGCACTATGACGCTGAAGCATGCAGTTGAAGGCAGACTCAAAGACCAGATTCCCGAAGTTAAAGAAGTTCAGTCATTTTAA
- a CDS encoding GAF and HD-GYP domain-containing protein yields the protein MKITGESFLELAYTLVRIRDLDVLLETILKRIRGMLGADAGSIFIYDDEKDELIFKYTQNDSVQLPFKEFSIPANEESIAGYVAKTGSTLRLKDVYHLEDEYPFGFNVSFDKMSGYRTKSVLAFPITDLNDQLTGVLQIINKKRYEVPLTLENVNRIVLPFNDNDEMVAESLTGVISLALENGVLYDNLEKMNESFITELSKALENREPFSMGHVNRVTAICETLASEMHRDLDDFPDFFMNRLKDKILRYSCRLHDIGKLFVPEKIFAKSGKLYPGMTENIENRFRLAKACARLGGRPKVLTDELDRLLAVIKDANISDIDDKIAEDLAKCVGYIFEDSDGEDVKLLSEEEYALLSIREGIYTEDELKSLRFHALGTYEFLRNIPWTAELRDVPVIAASHHEKPDGTGYPFGTTDADLHIFSKIMAVAEGYDHYTADPRPCGQSMMPEEAAKALRKDAESGALDKKIVNFFINKEIYKRF from the coding sequence TTGAAGATTACAGGCGAAAGTTTTCTTGAACTGGCATATACACTTGTGAGGATACGTGACCTTGATGTGCTTCTGGAAACCATTCTCAAAAGGATAAGAGGGATGCTGGGCGCGGACGCCGGAAGCATCTTTATTTATGATGATGAAAAGGACGAGCTGATCTTCAAATACACTCAGAACGATTCTGTTCAGCTTCCCTTCAAAGAGTTTTCCATTCCCGCAAACGAAGAGAGCATAGCCGGTTACGTGGCAAAGACCGGCAGCACCCTGAGGCTGAAAGACGTCTATCATCTGGAGGACGAGTACCCCTTCGGTTTCAATGTCAGCTTTGACAAGATGTCCGGGTACAGAACAAAATCGGTTCTCGCCTTTCCTATTACTGACCTGAACGATCAGCTGACGGGCGTGCTCCAGATAATAAACAAGAAGCGCTATGAGGTTCCTCTCACGCTTGAAAACGTAAACAGAATAGTGCTCCCGTTTAATGATAATGACGAAATGGTAGCCGAATCCCTCACGGGGGTCATCAGTCTCGCCCTTGAAAACGGCGTGCTGTACGACAATCTGGAAAAAATGAATGAGAGCTTTATCACCGAGCTCTCAAAAGCTCTGGAAAACAGGGAGCCGTTCAGCATGGGGCATGTAAACAGGGTCACCGCCATCTGCGAGACCTTAGCTTCGGAGATGCACAGGGATCTGGATGATTTTCCAGATTTTTTCATGAACAGGCTTAAGGATAAGATACTCCGGTATTCATGCCGCCTTCATGATATAGGAAAGCTGTTTGTTCCGGAGAAAATATTTGCCAAGAGCGGGAAGCTTTACCCCGGCATGACCGAAAATATAGAAAACAGATTCAGACTCGCAAAAGCCTGCGCAAGGCTGGGCGGGAGACCGAAGGTGCTGACAGATGAACTGGACAGGCTCCTTGCGGTGATAAAAGATGCGAACATTTCCGATATTGATGATAAAATAGCTGAGGATCTGGCTAAGTGTGTCGGCTACATCTTTGAAGACTCTGACGGGGAAGACGTAAAGCTTCTTTCTGAGGAAGAGTATGCGCTGCTCAGCATCCGAGAGGGCATATATACAGAAGATGAGCTTAAAAGCCTGCGGTTTCATGCACTGGGAACTTACGAGTTTCTGCGGAATATCCCGTGGACAGCGGAGCTGAGAGATGTTCCCGTTATAGCCGCCAGCCATCATGAAAAGCCTGACGGAACCGGATACCCGTTCGGAACGACAGACGCTGATCTGCATATATTTTCAAAGATAATGGCTGTCGCTGAAGGCTACGACCACTACACGGCAGACCCCCGTCCCTGCGGTCAGTCAATGATGCCGGAAGAGGCAGCGAAAGCGCTGAGAAAGGACGCAGAAAGCGGCGCGCTGGACAAAAAGATTGTTAACTTTTTTATAAACAAGGAAATATACAAAAGATTCTGA
- a CDS encoding cysteine desulfurase family protein encodes MAFLDNVAGTRPDSRVVDKMLPFLTEYYGNPSAHFYPLGRESFEAVQEARRHVAELIGAEEEEVIFTSCGTESNNLAVKGVLKRQDSKKHVIISEIEHFSVQNPLISFMNDGYEITKLRVAENGLINLEDLKKAIRSDTALVSVMLGNPEIGTVQHNEEIGRICKEKGVLYHIDAIAGAGHIEVDVNKLNCDLLSLSAQNFYGPRGAAALYIRQGTKVASLMQGGHQEFGYRSGSENVAAIVGMGEAARIAKAEMHLYSAEMKRLSKRLWEGLANMFDFLHFTGHPERRLPGHVSFWIEFIEGESLLMWLALKGIYAASGSACSSNILAEDEEDLQASPVLTAVGVPSDICAGSITFSLSRYTTDAEVDKVLEELPGIVTRLCEMSPAYNKGN; translated from the coding sequence ATGGCTTTTTTAGATAATGTTGCCGGAACCAGACCCGACAGCAGAGTGGTTGATAAAATGCTCCCGTTTCTTACGGAGTATTACGGCAACCCCAGCGCCCACTTTTACCCCCTCGGCAGAGAATCCTTTGAGGCGGTGCAGGAGGCGAGAAGGCACGTTGCAGAGCTTATCGGAGCGGAGGAAGAGGAAGTGATCTTCACCTCCTGCGGCACAGAGTCCAACAACCTTGCGGTAAAAGGGGTGCTTAAGCGTCAGGACAGCAAAAAACACGTTATCATAAGCGAAATTGAGCATTTTTCCGTGCAGAACCCGCTTATATCCTTCATGAACGACGGCTATGAAATAACCAAGCTCAGAGTGGCGGAGAACGGTCTCATTAACCTTGAAGACCTCAAAAAAGCTATCCGCTCCGACACGGCTCTTGTTTCAGTGATGCTCGGCAACCCCGAGATCGGCACTGTTCAGCACAATGAGGAAATAGGCAGAATTTGTAAGGAAAAAGGCGTTCTTTATCATATAGACGCAATTGCCGGAGCAGGGCATATCGAAGTTGACGTTAATAAGCTTAACTGCGATCTTCTTTCTCTCTCCGCGCAGAATTTTTACGGACCCAGAGGAGCGGCGGCTCTTTACATAAGACAAGGGACAAAAGTCGCCTCTCTCATGCAGGGCGGACATCAGGAGTTCGGCTACAGAAGCGGCTCTGAAAATGTTGCGGCAATTGTGGGCATGGGCGAAGCGGCACGCATAGCCAAGGCGGAAATGCACCTATACTCCGCTGAAATGAAAAGGCTCTCAAAACGGCTCTGGGAAGGGCTTGCAAATATGTTTGACTTTTTGCATTTTACGGGGCATCCTGAACGCCGGCTCCCCGGACACGTCAGTTTCTGGATAGAGTTTATAGAGGGTGAATCGCTTCTTATGTGGCTTGCTCTTAAGGGAATATATGCGGCGAGCGGCTCAGCCTGCTCATCAAACATCCTTGCCGAAGACGAGGAAGACCTTCAGGCCTCTCCTGTTCTGACGGCGGTTGGGGTACCGAGCGATATTTGCGCCGGATCAATTACTTTCTCCCTTTCCCGTTATACAACTGACGCGGAAGTGGACAAGGTTCTTGAGGAGCTGCCCGGTATCGTTACAAGACTTTGCGAAATGTCTCCCGCTTACAACAAAGGAAACTAG
- the nifU gene encoding Fe-S cluster assembly scaffold protein NifU — protein MAKGPYSEKVMDHFMNPRNMGEIEGANAVGEVGNPACGDVMKIFLDIDDAGIVKDVKFKTFGCGAAIASSSMATELIKGKKVEEILALTNQAIVDALGGLPPAKIHCSVMAEEAIEEALKDFYIRKGEDPAIVQKMKEEIKSAATGGN, from the coding sequence ATGGCAAAAGGACCATACAGCGAAAAAGTGATGGATCACTTTATGAATCCCCGCAACATGGGTGAAATAGAGGGCGCAAACGCTGTCGGAGAAGTGGGAAACCCCGCCTGCGGCGATGTTATGAAAATTTTCCTCGACATAGATGACGCAGGAATAGTTAAAGACGTTAAATTCAAGACATTCGGCTGCGGAGCGGCTATAGCTTCCAGCTCAATGGCTACTGAACTTATAAAAGGTAAAAAGGTTGAGGAAATCCTCGCCCTTACAAATCAGGCGATAGTTGACGCACTCGGCGGTCTTCCCCCTGCGAAAATCCACTGCTCGGTAATGGCGGAGGAAGCTATTGAAGAAGCTCTTAAGGACTTCTACATCAGAAAAGGCGAAGACCCCGCAATAGTTCAGAAAATGAAAGAAGAGATAAAAAGCGCTGCAACCGGAGGAAATTAA
- a CDS encoding response regulator, whose amino-acid sequence MKTVLVIDDDESLRLLLRDEFTDRNFNVVTAGDGEEGLVSFNEENVDLVILDLNLPKINGREVLEHLKAQSPDIPVIIYTANPDMIFDTADLAHVEVILKSTDVEELMECSQKLAYV is encoded by the coding sequence TTGAAAACCGTACTGGTAATTGATGATGATGAGAGCCTCAGGCTCCTTCTCAGAGACGAATTCACTGACAGAAACTTCAACGTAGTCACCGCGGGCGACGGGGAAGAAGGGCTTGTCAGTTTTAATGAGGAGAATGTGGATTTGGTTATACTGGATCTCAATCTTCCCAAGATAAACGGAAGAGAAGTGCTTGAGCACCTTAAGGCACAGTCTCCGGATATTCCTGTGATTATTTATACCGCCAACCCCGACATGATTTTCGACACCGCAGACCTTGCCCATGTGGAAGTAATTCTCAAATCCACTGATGTTGAAGAGCTTATGGAGTGTTCGCAGAAACTTGCGTATGTTTAA
- the leuS gene encoding leucine--tRNA ligase: MRYNPAEIEHKWQKKWEDDKLFKVEADNSKEKFYCLEMFPYPSGKIHMGHVRNYAIGDVISRFKFMKGFNVIHPMGWDAFGMPAENAAIENKSHPAIWTKSNIAYMKTQLKQLGLSYDWDREIATCDPEYYKWEQLIVIKMFEKGLVYKRTSHLNWCESCQTVLANEQVEDGKCWRCDGEVRIKELDGWYFKITDYAEELLSCTESMDGWPKKVLTMQQNWIGKSFGAEIDFAIENTDEKITVFTTRADTLFGATFMSIAPEHPAAKRLLSGTAQEKDGLVFIEDILKEDKINRMADDKEKKGFFTGKYVMNPLNKRRMPVYIANFVLMDYGTGAVMAVPAHDQRDFEFAKKYDLDIVIAIMPEEQELVPEAMYEAYTGPGRLVDAAQFEGMHNEKAKTEVVEFLAEKGMAKSTVNFRLRDWQISRQRYWGAPIPFINCPKCGTVPVPEDQLPVRLPEDVELSGTGGSPLRKSAAFLNTTCPKCGGAAERETDTMDTFVESSWYFLRYCSPKCETAPFEKNEANYWMPVDQYIGGIEHAILHLLYSRFFTKVLRDLGYINFDEPFKRLLTQGMVCKETYKCEEHGWLFPEEAEGGKCCKCGKSATVGRVEKMSKSKKNVVDPNKLIQQYGADTARLFIIFAAPPENELEWSDQGVEGSFRFLGRVWRLVKNNLELLQQSFGTGGDETFIKEMLYHTHSTIKKVTQDIDKYHLNTAVAALMEFVNFLYKAETRLSADGEKQVFKDALTALLKLLNPFTPHITEELWEEAEMKEILSRSDWPSYVEEYTKTDEVTVVVQINGKVRSQLSLPRDCAQDDAFTAAFLDEKVKGYTDGKEIVKQIFVPNKLINIVVK, encoded by the coding sequence ATGAGATACAATCCCGCAGAAATTGAGCATAAATGGCAGAAAAAATGGGAGGATGACAAGCTTTTCAAAGTCGAAGCGGATAACTCCAAAGAAAAGTTTTACTGTCTTGAAATGTTCCCCTACCCTTCGGGAAAAATCCACATGGGTCATGTGCGCAACTATGCCATAGGCGATGTTATCTCCCGCTTCAAATTCATGAAAGGCTTCAATGTTATACACCCCATGGGCTGGGACGCCTTCGGGATGCCCGCTGAAAACGCGGCTATAGAAAACAAATCCCATCCGGCTATCTGGACAAAAAGCAATATTGCATACATGAAAACGCAGCTTAAGCAGCTCGGTCTCTCCTACGACTGGGACAGGGAAATAGCCACATGCGATCCCGAATACTATAAGTGGGAACAGCTTATTGTAATCAAAATGTTTGAGAAGGGACTTGTCTACAAAAGAACATCGCACCTTAACTGGTGCGAATCCTGCCAGACGGTTCTCGCCAACGAACAGGTTGAGGACGGCAAATGCTGGCGCTGTGACGGCGAAGTGAGAATCAAAGAGCTGGACGGCTGGTACTTTAAAATCACCGATTACGCAGAAGAGCTCCTTTCCTGCACGGAAAGCATGGACGGCTGGCCGAAAAAAGTTCTCACCATGCAGCAGAACTGGATAGGAAAGTCATTCGGCGCTGAGATAGATTTCGCAATTGAAAATACTGACGAAAAAATCACCGTGTTCACCACAAGGGCGGATACCCTCTTCGGCGCCACGTTCATGTCAATAGCGCCCGAACACCCCGCTGCGAAAAGGCTCCTTTCGGGAACCGCTCAGGAGAAGGACGGTCTCGTCTTCATAGAGGACATACTCAAAGAGGACAAAATCAACCGCATGGCTGACGACAAAGAGAAGAAAGGCTTCTTCACCGGAAAATACGTCATGAACCCGCTGAATAAACGCAGAATGCCGGTTTACATAGCAAACTTTGTACTAATGGATTACGGAACAGGCGCTGTCATGGCCGTTCCCGCCCACGATCAGAGAGACTTTGAATTTGCGAAAAAATACGATCTGGATATAGTAATCGCCATCATGCCCGAAGAACAGGAGCTTGTTCCCGAAGCCATGTACGAAGCCTACACTGGTCCCGGCAGGCTTGTTGACGCCGCACAGTTTGAAGGCATGCACAATGAGAAAGCAAAAACGGAAGTCGTTGAGTTCCTTGCGGAAAAGGGCATGGCAAAAAGCACTGTAAACTTCCGCCTGCGCGACTGGCAGATCTCACGCCAGAGATACTGGGGCGCGCCCATTCCCTTCATAAACTGCCCCAAATGCGGAACAGTGCCCGTACCGGAGGATCAGCTTCCGGTCAGGCTGCCGGAGGATGTCGAGCTCTCAGGCACAGGCGGCAGCCCGCTGAGAAAATCAGCGGCATTCCTCAACACAACCTGCCCCAAATGCGGCGGCGCGGCGGAAAGGGAAACCGACACCATGGACACCTTTGTGGAATCCTCATGGTATTTTCTCCGTTACTGCTCACCCAAGTGTGAAACTGCGCCCTTTGAAAAGAATGAAGCGAACTATTGGATGCCGGTTGATCAGTATATCGGCGGCATCGAGCACGCAATCCTCCACCTGCTTTACTCAAGATTCTTCACCAAGGTTCTGAGGGATCTCGGCTACATAAACTTTGACGAACCCTTTAAGCGTCTTCTCACTCAGGGCATGGTCTGCAAAGAGACCTACAAATGCGAGGAGCACGGCTGGCTTTTTCCTGAGGAGGCAGAGGGCGGCAAATGCTGCAAGTGCGGTAAAAGCGCTACAGTCGGACGAGTAGAGAAAATGAGCAAATCCAAAAAAAACGTGGTTGACCCCAATAAGCTTATTCAGCAATACGGCGCAGACACGGCAAGGCTTTTCATCATCTTTGCCGCTCCTCCCGAAAATGAGCTTGAGTGGAGCGATCAGGGCGTTGAAGGTTCATTCCGTTTCCTCGGAAGAGTGTGGAGGCTTGTGAAAAACAATCTTGAGCTCTTGCAGCAGAGCTTCGGCACGGGCGGAGACGAGACATTCATAAAAGAAATGCTGTACCACACACACTCGACAATTAAAAAGGTTACTCAGGATATAGATAAATATCACCTCAATACTGCTGTGGCGGCGCTTATGGAGTTCGTAAACTTCCTTTACAAGGCTGAAACCAGACTCAGTGCTGACGGCGAAAAGCAGGTTTTTAAGGATGCTCTTACAGCTCTTTTAAAACTTCTTAACCCCTTCACCCCTCATATAACAGAGGAACTGTGGGAAGAGGCGGAAATGAAGGAAATCCTTTCCAGAAGCGACTGGCCTTCATATGTTGAGGAATATACCAAAACGGATGAGGTAACAGTAGTGGTGCAAATAAACGGAAAGGTGCGCTCACAGCTTTCGCTCCCCCGTGACTGCGCGCAGGATGACGCTTTTACGGCGGCTTTCCTTGATGAAAAAGTCAAGGGCTATACTGACGGAAAGGAGATTGTTAAGCAGATCTTCGTTCCGAATAAACTGATAAATATCGTGGTGAAATAA
- a CDS encoding biotin--[acetyl-CoA-carboxylase] ligase, translated as MFNENIYRGFLTAENFGRNILVFDETDSTTIRLLEADTPYYTVAVAESQTAGRGRSGRKWISESGVNLCFSVNLPPMKIEHLLPFNIAVGFAVCDVLRSTADVKLKWPNDLMAGGKKLGGILFETSLSGSVTEKVILGIGINVNMTDFPAEIKDIATSLREETGLSYSREELLAELMNRLDAFSEAFLKGSINIGSEWKKYSASLDKKIAVHKNGVKTVFTERGITPSGFLIAEDEKGLITEIVTGDVGYDFSG; from the coding sequence ATGTTTAACGAAAATATCTACCGCGGATTTCTTACGGCAGAAAATTTCGGCAGAAACATACTCGTTTTTGATGAAACCGATTCCACGACAATCCGCCTTCTGGAAGCAGATACACCTTATTATACTGTTGCCGTTGCGGAAAGCCAGACGGCGGGCAGGGGGCGAAGCGGAAGAAAATGGATCTCCGAAAGCGGAGTGAATCTTTGTTTCTCCGTGAATCTTCCCCCTATGAAGATTGAGCATCTGCTTCCGTTTAATATCGCCGTGGGCTTTGCCGTGTGCGATGTTCTGCGGAGCACGGCGGATGTGAAGCTTAAGTGGCCTAATGATCTTATGGCGGGAGGAAAAAAGCTCGGCGGCATACTGTTTGAAACCTCCCTCAGCGGCTCTGTTACCGAAAAGGTAATCTTAGGCATAGGCATCAACGTGAATATGACTGATTTCCCGGCGGAAATAAAAGACATCGCCACATCTCTCAGGGAGGAAACCGGACTCAGCTATTCCAGAGAGGAGTTGCTGGCGGAGCTTATGAACAGGCTTGACGCTTTTTCAGAGGCTTTTCTTAAGGGCAGTATAAATATCGGGAGCGAGTGGAAAAAATATTCGGCTTCCCTTGACAAAAAAATAGCTGTGCACAAGAATGGGGTGAAAACCGTTTTTACGGAAAGAGGCATAACCCCTTCGGGCTTTCTCATAGCTGAGGACGAAAAGGGGCTGATAACCGAAATAGTTACCGGTGACGTGGGATATGATTTTAGCGGTTGA
- a CDS encoding tetratricopeptide repeat protein → MKKTFSLFLALLTVGCAAKNVESQVPDRAALAESHYKMGVAYLNTSTDYKAYQELESALQLAQDNDKYLYTMGLFFMKKERYAEAEPFIKKALEKKPNDSEYMNAYAAIMAGTGRLNEAVDYWDRVIADPGYPYQIMALYNAANALYDAGRYSRVPSYLDRALNINRRYADAYRLLFNTYIKLGDKAKAEKTMLKTAEMISDDPENHLTAAEFYFDSREYSKAVPFLEHLLEVFPDTPQSKRAGELMKRLGLMNE, encoded by the coding sequence ATGAAAAAAACCTTTAGTCTGTTTTTAGCTTTGCTGACAGTAGGCTGCGCGGCAAAGAATGTGGAGTCTCAGGTGCCCGACAGGGCGGCTCTCGCTGAATCTCACTATAAAATGGGCGTGGCGTACCTCAACACATCTACAGACTACAAGGCTTATCAGGAACTGGAAAGCGCTCTTCAGCTTGCTCAGGATAATGATAAGTATCTCTACACAATGGGGCTCTTCTTTATGAAGAAGGAGCGCTACGCGGAGGCGGAGCCCTTTATCAAAAAAGCCCTTGAGAAAAAGCCGAACGATTCGGAATACATGAACGCCTACGCAGCCATCATGGCGGGAACAGGCAGGCTCAATGAAGCGGTTGACTACTGGGACAGAGTAATAGCCGATCCGGGTTATCCGTACCAGATCATGGCGCTGTACAACGCCGCCAACGCGCTTTATGACGCAGGAAGATACAGCCGTGTCCCTTCTTATCTGGACAGGGCTCTGAACATAAACAGAAGATACGCGGACGCCTACAGGCTTCTTTTTAATACGTATATAAAACTCGGCGACAAGGCAAAGGCAGAGAAAACAATGCTGAAAACAGCGGAGATGATTTCAGATGATCCGGAAAACCACCTTACCGCTGCGGAATTTTATTTTGACAGCAGAGAGTATTCCAAAGCCGTCCCTTTCCTTGAGCATCTTCTTGAGGTTTTTCCCGATACGCCTCAGAGCAAAAGGGCGGGCGAGCTAATGAAAAGATTGGGGTTGATGAATGAGTAA